One Methanohalophilus mahii DSM 5219 genomic window carries:
- a CDS encoding symporter small accessory protein yields the protein MLGIEDPYIWSAYVLCIISAIACMAYGIAKWNEEEEEDCL from the coding sequence ATGTTAGGCATAGAGGACCCCTACATATGGAGTGCATATGTTCTGTGCATAATAAGTGCCATCGCCTGCATGGCATATGGAATTGCAAAATGGAATGAAGAGGAGGAAGAGGATTGCCTGTAA